In Cytobacillus oceanisediminis, the following proteins share a genomic window:
- a CDS encoding transporter substrate-binding domain-containing protein produces the protein MQKKVLIVFALFALLITGGTSLSLADSQTEQLELNGKTLRTVTVNEKPYVSVKQVAEAAGGYVDKKANTFVIGSRLDHILKKGVIRVGTTGDYKPFTYFNPKTKEFEGYDIEAAKLMAADLGVKITFVKTSWPTLMEDLHKNKFDIAVGGISRNTDRQKTAHLTHPYINDGKAPLIRQEDKEKYTSLEAIDQPDVTIGVNPGGTNQKFVNANITEAKVVVIENNLDIPNMVAEEKVDVMITDSIEAIYYASQDSRLYAALTDNTFTKSQKGYLMHRGDAVFQNWVNLWMEEMELNGEFDRLKEKWIYNKGE, from the coding sequence TTGCAAAAAAAAGTACTCATCGTGTTTGCTCTTTTTGCACTATTGATTACCGGAGGGACAAGCCTGTCGCTTGCCGACAGCCAAACCGAACAGCTTGAGTTAAACGGAAAGACGTTAAGAACGGTTACTGTAAATGAAAAACCTTATGTATCAGTGAAACAGGTGGCCGAGGCTGCAGGAGGGTATGTAGATAAAAAGGCCAATACATTCGTCATTGGCTCAAGGCTCGACCATATTTTAAAGAAAGGTGTGATTCGGGTAGGTACAACTGGTGACTATAAGCCATTTACGTACTTTAATCCGAAAACAAAAGAGTTTGAAGGCTATGATATCGAAGCGGCTAAATTAATGGCAGCAGACCTTGGGGTCAAGATCACTTTCGTTAAAACTTCCTGGCCAACCTTAATGGAGGACCTCCATAAAAATAAGTTTGATATAGCGGTTGGCGGGATAAGCCGCAATACCGATCGGCAAAAAACAGCACACTTAACGCATCCTTATATTAATGACGGAAAGGCTCCTTTAATCCGACAGGAAGATAAGGAGAAATATACAAGCTTGGAAGCGATTGACCAGCCAGATGTCACCATCGGTGTAAACCCAGGGGGAACCAACCAAAAATTCGTGAATGCCAACATTACAGAGGCAAAGGTTGTCGTAATCGAAAACAATCTGGATATTCCGAACATGGTTGCTGAAGAAAAAGTAGACGTGATGATTACCGACAGCATTGAGGCCATCTACTATGCAAGCCAGGATTCCAGGCTTTATGCGGCTCTGACGGACAATACGTTCACGAAGAGCCAGAAAGGCTACCTTATGCATCGCGGGGATGCGGTATTCCAGAACTGGGTCAATCTCTGGATGGAGGAGATGGAGCTCAATGGAGAATTTGACCGACTAAAAGAAAAATGGATTTACAATAAGGGAGAATAA
- a CDS encoding VOC family protein, with protein sequence MSDTQTLRGLTTVSFWTDDLTAAKKWYTEVLGIEPYFERPGYAEFRIGDYQHELGLIDSSYAPDGSATGLAGAIVYWHVDDVTGTFKKLLSMGAKEYEAPTERGEGFITASVVDPFGNILGIMYNKH encoded by the coding sequence ATGAGTGATACACAGACATTACGAGGACTCACCACAGTTAGTTTTTGGACGGATGATCTAACAGCGGCAAAGAAGTGGTACACCGAGGTATTGGGCATCGAACCATACTTCGAACGTCCAGGATATGCCGAGTTTCGCATCGGCGACTATCAGCACGAGCTCGGCCTGATCGATAGCAGCTACGCGCCCGATGGTTCAGCGACCGGCCTTGCCGGCGCTATAGTGTACTGGCACGTCGACGATGTAACAGGAACTTTCAAGAAGCTGCTGTCTATGGGAGCGAAAGAGTACGAGGCACCCACAGAGCGTGGCGAGGGGTTCATCACTGCTTCCGTGGTCGATCCCTTTGGGAACATCCTAGGCATTATGTACAATAAGCACTAA
- a CDS encoding HYR domain-containing protein yields MLPEIQANVCSTRFVNFPEPAIINNSPGVTAVCTPESGSFFPSGTTTVTCTATDANGNTCTCTFRVTVTVDPCRFFSRRCRRRSTGSHNHS; encoded by the coding sequence ATGCTACCGGAAATACAAGCCAATGTATGTTCGACGAGATTTGTCAATTTTCCAGAACCTGCCATAATCAACAATTCTCCTGGTGTTACGGCTGTGTGTACACCAGAATCTGGTTCTTTCTTTCCTTCCGGTACGACAACTGTCACTTGTACCGCAACCGATGCTAATGGAAATACCTGCACTTGTACGTTTAGAGTGACAGTAACTGTTGATCCTTGCCGGTTTTTTAGCAGAAGATGCCGTCGAAGAAGTACTGGCAGCCACAATCACAGCTGA
- a CDS encoding spore germination protein has protein sequence MIQDGILPYLLEEEFREIEDIKQLVPVADVQICDDPSLIEQKILNGYVILTIETELKHLYPPRVTDMKDAIIRLPFQMQSKRPLFLRTKNPIRFSKKKALEKKDIDE, from the coding sequence ATGATCCAGGATGGTATTCTCCCATATCTTCTGGAAGAGGAATTCCGGGAAATCGAGGACATTAAACAGCTTGTACCTGTTGCAGATGTGCAGATTTGTGATGACCCTTCATTAATCGAACAAAAAATTTTAAATGGCTACGTCATTCTGACGATTGAAACAGAACTTAAGCATTTATATCCGCCAAGGGTTACAGATATGAAAGATGCGATTATCAGGCTTCCATTTCAAATGCAATCCAAGAGGCCGCTCTTTTTGCGAACTAAAAATCCTATCCGCTTTAGCAAGAAAAAAGCACTAGAGAAAAAGGATATTGATGAATAA
- a CDS encoding YfiT family bacillithiol transferase — translation MDLRYPIGKFKYEGEPTTEVLDKWIIEIEELPLQLTEAVEGLRDEHLDTAYRSEGWTIRQVVHHIADSHLNSYSRFKLALTENNPTIKLYEEGKWAELPDSKLPIDISLKLIEALHSRWVCLLRSMKSDDLGKTFQHPESGVGKLGINIGIYAWHGRHHVAHITSTRDRLDW, via the coding sequence ATGGATTTACGTTATCCGATTGGAAAGTTTAAATATGAAGGTGAGCCTACAACCGAAGTATTAGATAAGTGGATAATAGAGATTGAAGAACTTCCATTACAATTAACAGAAGCTGTGGAGGGTTTAAGAGATGAGCATTTAGATACAGCTTATCGCTCTGAAGGGTGGACCATTCGTCAAGTGGTCCATCATATTGCCGACAGCCATTTAAATAGCTACTCTCGTTTTAAGTTAGCCCTAACAGAAAACAATCCCACCATTAAACTGTATGAAGAAGGGAAATGGGCTGAGCTCCCTGATTCGAAGTTACCAATAGACATTTCATTAAAACTAATAGAAGCTTTACACAGCAGATGGGTTTGTCTGTTACGTTCTATGAAATCAGATGATCTAGGGAAGACTTTCCAACACCCAGAATCAGGTGTTGGAAAGTTAGGTATTAATATTGGGATCTACGCTTGGCACGGGCGACATCATGTTGCGCATATTACTTCTACTCGAGATCGATTAGATTGGTAA
- a CDS encoding DoxX family protein, with translation MDVITMTIQIILILIFAISISMKLTRTKSMVKHWSEYRYPLWFMQLTAFLESLSVGGLIIGFWLPKFILLSGSLIIILMLGALHAHFLRAKHRPIMGLNALTMLTLAIVITFIQIVK, from the coding sequence GTGGATGTTATAACTATGACCATTCAAATTATTTTAATTTTGATTTTCGCAATATCCATTTCGATGAAATTAACACGTACCAAGTCAATGGTTAAGCACTGGAGCGAATATCGTTACCCCCTATGGTTTATGCAATTAACTGCTTTCTTGGAAAGTTTGAGCGTAGGTGGATTGATCATAGGATTTTGGCTTCCTAAATTTATTTTGCTTTCAGGATCCCTAATTATTATTCTTATGCTTGGTGCTTTACATGCTCACTTCTTAAGAGCCAAACATAGACCGATTATGGGGTTAAATGCTTTAACTATGCTTACTTTAGCTATCGTAATCACCTTTATTCAAATTGTTAAATAG
- the copZ gene encoding copper chaperone CopZ, translated as MENVILIVKGMSCGHCVNSIEGNVGKLNGVHVVKVYLNDEKVDVLFDSKMIALEEITDVIEDQGYDVALSKSAKDQSCH; from the coding sequence ATGGAGAATGTAATATTAATTGTTAAAGGAATGTCGTGTGGGCATTGTGTGAATTCCATTGAAGGAAACGTAGGAAAATTAAATGGTGTTCATGTTGTAAAGGTTTACTTAAATGATGAAAAAGTAGATGTATTATTTGATTCAAAGATGATTGCCTTAGAGGAAATCACTGACGTTATAGAAGATCAAGGTTATGATGTAGCATTGAGTAAATCGGCTAAAGATCAAAGCTGTCACTAA
- a CDS encoding styrene monooxygenase/indole monooxygenase family protein — translation MRKKICIIGSGTAGIQLAYSLKEEFDVTVIHSNSSDKIRNGRIMSTQVHFGSTRTRENRFKMPKWEDKTLLKSIHMTIGNQKLFVGKLKEPALSVDQRFYFSYCLKDLEDKGVSFRLLRVNKDQLESLADEFDLMIDCTGKSGPLFPFPLEKELSPFQVPQRKCIVGYFLGVKPNNPLGVSVTVLPEIGEMFEIPAITQHGPVTILFIMAIPDRELDVFKEIKHGKEFTNQMKNVTRKYFQDIHERIEQDIFALSDDNAFLQVAIKPVIRKPYATFKNKLVVGCGDSVFLNDPITGQGCNLSSYCAEQLYETLIQYRNSNWDIQLGETYWDRTKTFVKEVTEWTNAMTQVLPQHVVQILLAGSENQKIADEVAEWFADPRKAYEAFFQPSNLH, via the coding sequence TTGAGAAAGAAAATATGTATTATAGGCAGTGGCACTGCAGGTATACAGCTGGCTTATTCTCTTAAAGAAGAATTTGATGTGACTGTTATACACTCAAACTCTTCGGATAAGATCCGAAATGGACGAATTATGTCTACCCAGGTACACTTTGGCTCAACAAGAACCCGAGAAAATCGCTTTAAAATGCCAAAATGGGAAGATAAAACTCTTCTTAAAAGTATCCATATGACGATTGGTAATCAAAAACTCTTTGTTGGAAAGCTAAAGGAGCCAGCATTATCTGTTGACCAGCGTTTCTACTTTTCATACTGTTTGAAGGATCTTGAAGACAAGGGTGTCTCTTTCCGGCTTTTAAGAGTAAATAAAGATCAGCTAGAAAGTTTGGCAGATGAGTTTGATTTAATGATTGATTGTACTGGAAAATCGGGCCCTCTCTTTCCATTTCCACTTGAAAAGGAGCTTTCTCCTTTCCAAGTGCCTCAACGAAAATGTATCGTTGGTTATTTTTTGGGGGTAAAGCCAAATAATCCTCTTGGCGTAAGCGTAACAGTTCTGCCTGAAATAGGTGAAATGTTTGAGATTCCTGCAATCACACAACACGGTCCTGTTACTATATTGTTCATTATGGCAATTCCAGACAGAGAGTTAGATGTATTTAAAGAAATTAAGCACGGAAAAGAATTTACAAATCAAATGAAAAATGTAACACGAAAATATTTCCAAGACATCCACGAACGTATCGAACAAGATATCTTTGCTCTTTCCGATGATAATGCCTTCCTTCAAGTTGCCATTAAGCCTGTAATTAGAAAACCTTATGCAACCTTTAAAAATAAACTAGTAGTTGGTTGTGGAGATAGTGTTTTTCTTAATGATCCGATTACTGGCCAAGGCTGTAATCTTTCTTCTTATTGTGCTGAACAATTGTACGAAACTTTGATTCAATATAGAAATTCTAACTGGGACATCCAACTTGGAGAGACATATTGGGATCGAACAAAAACATTTGTAAAAGAAGTAACAGAATGGACAAATGCAATGACTCAGGTACTGCCTCAGCATGTTGTTCAAATCCTGTTAGCGGGTTCAGAAAATCAAAAGATCGCAGATGAAGTGGCAGAATGGTTTGCGGATCCGCGAAAAGCTTATGAAGCTTTTTTTCAACCATCTAATCTACATTAA
- a CDS encoding metal-sensitive transcriptional regulator, with translation MNSENLDEIVEIDQCCSSDGERKSHHSDKVKNNLTTRLNRIEGQIRGIKGLIEKDTYCDDVITQISATQSALNSVARILLEGHMKTCVLEKIEEGDTEILDEVMVTIQKLMKK, from the coding sequence ATGAATTCAGAAAATCTTGATGAAATTGTTGAAATCGATCAATGCTGCTCATCAGACGGTGAAAGAAAAAGCCACCACTCAGATAAAGTAAAGAATAACTTAACAACAAGATTAAATCGAATTGAAGGGCAAATTCGAGGAATAAAAGGGTTAATTGAAAAAGATACGTACTGTGATGATGTTATTACTCAAATATCTGCAACTCAATCTGCTTTAAATAGTGTTGCTCGAATTTTACTTGAAGGGCATATGAAGACATGTGTTCTAGAGAAAATTGAAGAAGGAGATACGGAGATCTTGGATGAGGTAATGGTAACCATTCAAAAATTAATGAAAAAGTAA
- a CDS encoding (2Fe-2S) ferredoxin domain-containing protein — MNLDGVSKHLLICNGKTCMKNGAEEVTETIRGELKNLGLHREIHTTKTLCNGQCKHGPIAVLYPQGTWYKEMNKTKSEELILQLKGERNNNLGSELYYHDGKTFKNHESEL, encoded by the coding sequence ATGAACTTGGATGGGGTTAGCAAACATCTATTAATTTGCAACGGGAAAACATGCATGAAAAATGGAGCAGAAGAAGTAACGGAAACCATTAGGGGAGAATTGAAAAATTTAGGTCTGCATAGGGAGATTCACACAACAAAAACATTATGCAACGGTCAATGCAAGCATGGTCCGATTGCTGTTCTATATCCACAAGGAACCTGGTATAAAGAAATGAATAAAACAAAAAGTGAAGAACTTATTCTTCAATTGAAAGGAGAAAGAAATAATAATTTAGGCTCTGAACTTTACTACCATGATGGGAAAACCTTTAAGAACCATGAAAGTGAACTGTAA
- a CDS encoding heavy metal translocating P-type ATPase, with protein sequence MSDKRETTLQIAGMTCAACAVRIEKGLKKVDGVEDASVNFALEKSKVTFDPSKANVNQLKEKVQSLGYKVMSEKAEFDISGMTCAACANKIEKRLNKLNGVQTATVNFALESGLVEYNPDEVSVSDMKEAIEKLGYRLEQKQESKGEKVDHRQKEIKKQKGKFIFSAILSIPLLWAMVSHFEFTSFIWLPEMFMNPWVQLALATPVQFLVGGQFYVGAYKALRNKSANMDVLVALGTSAAYFYSIYLSILSIGSEAHMVELYFETSAVLITLIILGKLFEAKAKGRSSEAIKKLMGLQAKTATVLREGKELKLPIEEVIAGDIVYVKPGEKVPVDGVIFEGRSALDESMITGESIPVDKTVGDLVIGSTINKNGFLKVKATKVGKDTALAQIIKVVEEAQGSKAPIQRLADVISGIFVPIVVGIAIVTFLVWYFVVSPGEFAVALEKLIAVLVIACPCALGLATPTSIMAGSGRAAEYGILFKGGEHLETTHRLDTVILDKTGTVTNGKPTLTDVILSNGFEEKEFLKLVGSAERNSEHPLAEAIVEGIKEKGIELGSSEHFEAIPGFGIESIVESKSLLIGTRRLMERNNIDVGNLLPKMENLEMQGKTAMLVAIDHQFAGVIAVADTIKETSQKAIERLKNMGLEVVMITGDNKQTAQAIANEVGIDHVIAEVLPEGKAEEVKKLQKAGKKVAMVGDGINDAPALATADIGMAIGTGTDVAMEAADITLIRGDLNSIADAIFMSKMTIRNIKQNLFWAFAYNTLGVPIAALGFLAPWLAGVAMAFSSVSVVLNALRLQRIKLKT encoded by the coding sequence ATGAGCGATAAAAGAGAAACAACACTTCAAATAGCTGGCATGACGTGTGCTGCTTGTGCAGTGAGAATAGAAAAAGGTCTCAAAAAAGTAGATGGTGTAGAGGATGCGAGCGTAAATTTCGCATTAGAAAAATCAAAAGTAACATTTGATCCGTCTAAAGCAAATGTAAATCAATTGAAAGAAAAAGTGCAGTCTTTAGGATATAAAGTAATGAGTGAGAAAGCTGAATTTGATATAAGTGGCATGACGTGTGCAGCGTGTGCTAATAAAATTGAAAAACGTTTGAATAAGTTAAATGGTGTCCAAACCGCAACTGTAAACTTCGCCTTAGAATCAGGCCTTGTAGAATACAATCCTGATGAAGTTTCGGTCTCAGATATGAAGGAGGCCATTGAAAAATTGGGTTATCGCTTGGAACAAAAGCAAGAATCTAAAGGCGAAAAAGTGGATCATAGACAAAAAGAAATTAAAAAGCAAAAAGGAAAATTTATTTTCTCCGCTATTTTATCCATCCCTTTACTTTGGGCGATGGTCAGTCATTTTGAATTTACTTCTTTCATTTGGCTGCCAGAAATGTTCATGAATCCTTGGGTTCAACTCGCGCTTGCGACTCCAGTTCAATTTTTAGTCGGCGGTCAATTTTACGTAGGTGCTTATAAAGCATTAAGGAATAAAAGTGCAAACATGGATGTTTTGGTTGCGCTTGGCACCTCTGCAGCTTATTTCTACAGTATCTACTTGAGTATTTTATCAATAGGCTCTGAAGCACATATGGTGGAATTGTACTTTGAAACAAGTGCAGTGTTAATTACTCTTATTATATTAGGTAAACTGTTTGAAGCAAAAGCAAAGGGACGTTCATCTGAAGCTATTAAAAAGCTTATGGGCTTACAGGCGAAAACAGCCACAGTATTAAGAGAAGGGAAAGAATTGAAATTACCAATTGAAGAGGTAATCGCTGGTGATATCGTATATGTGAAACCAGGTGAAAAGGTACCTGTAGATGGAGTGATTTTTGAAGGAAGATCTGCTCTTGATGAGTCAATGATTACAGGTGAAAGTATTCCAGTCGATAAAACAGTTGGAGATTTAGTCATAGGATCAACCATTAACAAGAACGGATTTTTAAAGGTAAAAGCAACAAAGGTAGGAAAAGATACTGCCTTAGCTCAAATCATCAAAGTAGTCGAAGAAGCTCAAGGATCAAAAGCACCAATCCAACGTTTAGCCGATGTTATCTCAGGAATTTTTGTCCCAATTGTCGTTGGGATCGCTATTGTGACATTTCTGGTTTGGTACTTTGTTGTAAGTCCCGGAGAGTTTGCAGTAGCTCTTGAAAAATTAATTGCCGTGTTAGTTATCGCATGTCCATGTGCACTGGGCCTAGCTACTCCTACGTCAATTATGGCAGGGTCAGGCCGAGCCGCTGAATATGGAATTTTGTTTAAAGGCGGGGAGCATCTTGAAACGACTCATCGATTGGATACAGTGATCCTTGATAAAACTGGAACTGTAACAAATGGAAAACCAACACTTACAGATGTTATTCTCTCAAATGGATTTGAAGAAAAGGAATTTTTAAAGTTAGTCGGTTCCGCAGAAAGAAATTCTGAACATCCGTTAGCTGAGGCCATTGTTGAGGGCATTAAAGAAAAAGGTATTGAGCTGGGGAGCTCTGAACATTTTGAAGCTATTCCTGGCTTTGGAATCGAATCTATAGTTGAAAGTAAATCCTTGCTTATCGGAACGCGCCGACTTATGGAGAGAAATAACATTGATGTTGGAAACCTATTACCTAAGATGGAGAACTTAGAAATGCAAGGTAAGACAGCAATGCTAGTCGCAATCGATCATCAATTTGCTGGAGTGATTGCAGTCGCAGACACAATAAAAGAGACCTCTCAAAAAGCAATTGAAAGGTTAAAAAATATGGGTCTAGAGGTTGTGATGATTACTGGAGATAACAAGCAGACAGCTCAAGCAATTGCAAATGAGGTCGGAATTGACCATGTAATAGCAGAAGTTCTGCCAGAAGGAAAGGCAGAGGAAGTTAAAAAGCTTCAAAAAGCCGGAAAGAAAGTGGCGATGGTTGGCGACGGTATTAACGATGCACCAGCGTTAGCGACTGCAGATATTGGCATGGCAATCGGTACTGGTACTGATGTAGCAATGGAGGCTGCTGATATCACCTTAATCAGAGGAGACTTAAATAGTATTGCCGATGCTATCTTTATGAGTAAAATGACTATTCGAAATATCAAGCAAAATCTATTTTGGGCATTTGCTTATAATACTTTAGGAGTTCCAATTGCGGCACTAGGCTTTCTGGCACCATGGCTTGCAGGAGTAGCAATGGCATTTAGTTCAGTTTCGGTTGTTTTAAACGCACTCAGATTACAAAGGATTAAGTTAAAAACATAA
- the copZ gene encoding copper chaperone CopZ, with amino-acid sequence MEKMTLNVKGMSCGHCINSIEGSVGELAGVTNVKVNLDSGTVNVEFNPNEVTLDKIKEIIDDQGYDVQ; translated from the coding sequence ATGGAAAAAATGACTCTAAACGTAAAAGGTATGTCATGTGGCCATTGTATTAATTCAATTGAAGGTAGTGTAGGCGAATTAGCCGGAGTTACCAATGTTAAAGTAAACTTGGATTCAGGAACTGTAAATGTGGAATTTAACCCAAATGAAGTTACTCTTGATAAAATCAAAGAAATAATTGACGATCAAGGTTATGATGTTCAATAA
- a CDS encoding SAM-dependent methyltransferase translates to MDRNRYSAIAHQNHTFYNPINPTKIDKVIELLALKDNDKVIDIGAGKGEILLRIIERYRSKCIAIEKYSDFTEQLQVNAKNRGVLKNIEIITEDAKVAIKTINEKFNVAICIGSTHALGGLHETLDTLRKCVNKGGYVLIGEGYWKQQPSKEYLEALGGAEESELRSHFENVKVGEKLGLIPLWSYTTNDDEWDEYEWLYAMSIENYCYEHPDDPDRDAMLQKIRTWRNTYLKWGRDTLGFGIYLFRNM, encoded by the coding sequence ATGGATAGAAACAGATATTCAGCAATAGCACATCAAAACCATACTTTTTATAATCCGATTAATCCAACAAAGATAGACAAAGTTATTGAGTTACTTGCTTTAAAAGATAATGACAAAGTAATTGATATAGGTGCTGGGAAAGGTGAAATTCTTCTTCGGATTATTGAAAGGTACAGATCTAAATGTATTGCTATTGAGAAATATAGTGATTTCACAGAACAACTTCAAGTAAATGCTAAAAATAGAGGGGTTTTAAAGAATATTGAAATCATTACAGAAGATGCAAAAGTAGCAATTAAGACAATAAATGAGAAGTTTAATGTAGCGATTTGTATTGGTTCAACTCACGCATTAGGCGGATTGCATGAAACGTTGGATACGCTGAGGAAGTGTGTAAATAAGGGTGGATATGTGCTCATTGGTGAAGGCTACTGGAAGCAACAGCCAAGTAAAGAATATTTGGAGGCGCTCGGAGGAGCAGAAGAATCCGAATTACGAAGCCACTTTGAAAATGTAAAGGTTGGAGAAAAACTAGGCCTAATTCCACTCTGGTCTTACACTACTAACGACGATGAATGGGATGAATATGAGTGGCTTTATGCTATGTCCATTGAGAATTATTGCTACGAACATCCTGATGATCCAGATCGCGATGCGATGTTACAAAAGATCCGAACGTGGAGAAATACATATCTGAAATGGGGCAGAGATACCCTTGGATTTGGGATATATCTTTTTAGGAATATGTAA
- a CDS encoding GerAB/ArcD/ProY family transporter, with protein sequence MQEQPIPDRLKISPFLVFYLIMSMQIGIGVLGYQRVIAKDAGYDAWISILFAGGCIHVIIWMIYKIAETVDGDFVTAHKYLTGNLIGKAISSIFIGYFFLYVLAIVRTFIEVIQVWMFPELSTFWFSLGFMILCTYIIFGGFRTVVGIAFFGLVLPAYLLLTFGWAIKFSNFYNLLPIWDHSVKELLIGSYNMSLTFIGFEIVPFIYPFIKEPKKSKKWAHLAVLTTTLIYTFLAVITFAYYSEDLLAKQVWPTLTLWKIVEMPFVERFEYIGIANWNLIMLPNVCIAIWISSRLIKRIFNIRQKIGVFFVVSALLLLINFINTHEKISMVNDYFGKIGFGFTFIYIPLLFAAIMIAKRVKKKVKKK encoded by the coding sequence ATACAAGAACAGCCAATACCAGACAGATTGAAGATATCCCCATTTCTAGTGTTTTATTTAATTATGTCCATGCAAATTGGCATTGGGGTTCTTGGCTATCAGAGAGTCATCGCAAAGGATGCAGGCTATGATGCCTGGATTTCCATCCTGTTTGCCGGGGGATGCATACATGTCATCATTTGGATGATTTATAAAATTGCCGAAACGGTTGATGGAGATTTTGTGACAGCCCATAAGTACCTTACAGGCAATTTGATCGGCAAGGCAATCAGCTCCATTTTCATAGGCTACTTTTTTTTGTACGTCTTAGCTATAGTACGAACATTTATCGAGGTCATTCAAGTGTGGATGTTTCCGGAGCTTAGCACTTTCTGGTTCTCCTTAGGATTCATGATTCTCTGTACTTATATCATTTTTGGAGGATTCAGAACGGTAGTCGGTATAGCCTTTTTCGGCCTGGTATTGCCGGCTTATCTCCTTCTGACATTTGGCTGGGCCATTAAATTCTCAAATTTCTATAATCTCCTCCCTATTTGGGATCATTCAGTTAAGGAACTTCTCATCGGTTCCTATAATATGTCGCTTACCTTCATCGGGTTTGAGATTGTTCCGTTCATTTATCCTTTTATAAAAGAACCAAAGAAATCCAAAAAGTGGGCCCACCTTGCTGTTTTAACCACCACCTTGATATATACTTTTTTAGCAGTCATTACATTTGCCTATTATTCGGAAGATCTGCTTGCTAAACAGGTCTGGCCCACTTTGACCCTGTGGAAAATTGTTGAAATGCCTTTTGTGGAACGTTTCGAATATATTGGAATTGCAAACTGGAACTTAATTATGCTTCCGAATGTGTGTATTGCCATTTGGATTTCTTCTAGACTTATCAAGAGAATCTTTAATATTAGACAAAAAATCGGAGTGTTTTTTGTTGTCAGTGCTTTATTATTATTGATTAACTTTATTAATACGCACGAAAAGATTAGTATGGTTAATGACTATTTTGGGAAAATAGGGTTTGGCTTTACATTCATTTATATCCCCTTGCTCTTTGCCGCCATCATGATTGCCAAGAGGGTAAAAAAGAAGGTGAAAAAGAAATGA